Proteins found in one Labrenzia sp. VG12 genomic segment:
- a CDS encoding M10 family metallopeptidase C-terminal domain-containing protein, translating to MPTTPQPSDEWWINDQTPDNPFGKSEDYEAYLDYLGALPRSLTPEMAAQPLVINVTELNDHPEYKEAVIGALQMWSATTPLQFEVVDDAPYDPDAHWMQIASPEIGEQNDGSAFSSNRFISVGQRFHDTEPNKTDVGGYVFSTFIHELGHEFGLNHPGLYNYSGPGGVQINYLNNATWTYDRQQYSMMSYFDGIDVGETTRWSSVTPMMADVEATIRRFFSTVDEETGERTYQTIDLNTGDNVYGFNSTEYGYELTSEGMQHDIGFVIHDTGGEDTIDFSGSTAGTILDLRAGQFSSVNGHSNNVSIFAGHNEDQSEYYIENGIGSAHDDVLIGNDGNNILDGRGGADRMAGNGGDDIYFVDSADDIVREEEDGGNDTIYVIGSGIDLGDVAHVENIIYVGGTAEPPADDSNDDDAGNAAGSLTNIIVGDEGDNELIGGAGGDTIFGLDGDDYIVGGRDTLASRDINNTIPIADLDDQTETDDGADALYGGAGNDTILGGAGDDILDGGDGDDVLMGQAGADTFRGGAGVDTVDYSNESPFQLLVNLETNIASGGTASGDTFDSIENLIGSDDRIDRFIGTDDDNHFWGRGGGDVFNGGGGNDILDGGRDGDILYGDEGDDTLIGGAGQDYLDGGEGIDTVVYSGSDAGVTVDLGNGTASGGDATGPVQIVGRGTAIRHDIIVDVENAVGSYHDDHLIGTDGRNELSGGAGNDILTGGLGRDVLNGGSGSDTADYSTSENGVNLNLARGKSEGDRYISIENLSGSGFNDRIKGDRKDNVLTGQGGNDVLKGGRGDDVLFGDFGDQADAIPRPGMGTGYATLGPDATNNSIATAFDISNNFSLTEDPNIFDSTTVLHTTVNATGNGLGGYYSITLAAGTILTIDIDGIADPNVHDSWVRLLDGNGNVVTENDDGGGDPGSTSNRDSSTVFVVQETGTYYILEGSWTPDAPGGWTEAVPEGSTYTLNVSVEFPPEPVQPGEAGNDKLYGGKGNDLLDGGLGADILSGGQGEDSFRFTTELGNGNVDRIKDFNVQDDTILLDSAIFTELDEGLLDFTAFHKSASGTAQDAFDRIIYDSNDGTLSYDADGSGDIAAIQFAQLSSNLNLSADDFFII from the coding sequence ATGCCTACGACACCACAGCCAAGTGACGAATGGTGGATCAACGATCAGACGCCGGACAATCCTTTCGGCAAGAGCGAGGACTATGAAGCCTATCTGGATTATCTCGGCGCCCTGCCGCGCAGTCTGACACCTGAAATGGCGGCGCAGCCGCTGGTGATCAATGTCACCGAACTCAACGATCACCCCGAGTACAAGGAAGCGGTGATCGGCGCGCTGCAAATGTGGTCGGCAACGACGCCGCTCCAGTTCGAAGTCGTCGACGATGCCCCCTATGATCCGGACGCTCACTGGATGCAGATCGCCAGCCCCGAGATCGGCGAGCAGAACGACGGCAGTGCCTTCTCCAGCAACCGCTTCATCAGCGTTGGCCAGCGCTTCCATGACACAGAACCCAACAAGACCGATGTCGGCGGCTACGTTTTCAGCACCTTCATCCATGAGCTTGGTCATGAATTCGGCCTGAACCATCCCGGGCTCTACAACTATTCCGGCCCCGGCGGCGTCCAGATCAACTATCTCAACAACGCGACCTGGACCTATGATCGCCAGCAATACAGCATGATGTCCTATTTCGACGGCATCGATGTCGGCGAGACAACGCGCTGGTCGTCGGTCACTCCGATGATGGCTGATGTCGAGGCGACCATCCGCAGGTTTTTCTCAACCGTCGATGAAGAGACCGGCGAGCGCACCTACCAGACGATTGATCTGAACACCGGCGACAATGTCTACGGTTTCAACAGCACCGAATACGGCTATGAACTGACGTCGGAGGGCATGCAGCACGACATCGGCTTCGTGATCCACGACACTGGCGGCGAGGACACGATCGACTTTTCCGGGTCCACCGCCGGCACCATCCTGGATCTGCGCGCCGGTCAGTTTTCCAGCGTCAACGGTCATTCCAACAATGTCTCGATCTTTGCCGGTCACAACGAAGACCAGTCCGAGTACTACATCGAGAACGGCATCGGCAGCGCCCATGACGATGTTCTGATCGGCAATGACGGCAACAACATCCTCGACGGTCGCGGCGGTGCCGACCGCATGGCCGGCAATGGCGGTGATGATATCTATTTCGTCGATTCCGCCGATGACATCGTCCGCGAGGAAGAAGACGGCGGCAACGACACGATCTACGTGATCGGCAGCGGTATCGATCTCGGCGACGTCGCCCATGTCGAAAACATCATTTATGTCGGCGGCACAGCCGAACCGCCGGCGGATGACAGCAACGACGACGACGCGGGAAATGCGGCCGGATCGCTGACCAACATCATCGTCGGCGACGAGGGGGACAACGAGCTGATCGGTGGTGCCGGCGGCGATACGATCTTCGGCCTCGACGGCGACGATTACATTGTCGGCGGCCGGGACACGCTTGCCAGCCGCGACATCAACAACACGATCCCCATCGCAGACCTGGACGATCAGACCGAGACCGACGATGGCGCTGACGCGCTTTATGGCGGCGCCGGCAACGACACCATTCTGGGCGGCGCGGGCGACGACATTCTCGATGGTGGCGACGGCGACGATGTGCTGATGGGTCAGGCCGGGGCCGACACGTTCCGCGGTGGCGCGGGTGTCGATACGGTTGATTACTCCAACGAAAGCCCATTCCAGCTGCTGGTCAATCTTGAGACCAACATCGCCAGCGGCGGCACGGCTTCCGGCGACACGTTCGACAGTATCGAGAACCTGATCGGATCGGATGACCGCATCGATCGTTTCATCGGCACCGATGATGACAATCATTTCTGGGGCCGCGGCGGCGGCGACGTCTTCAATGGCGGCGGCGGCAACGACATTCTCGATGGCGGCCGGGACGGCGACATCCTTTATGGTGACGAAGGCGATGACACGCTGATCGGCGGCGCCGGCCAGGATTATCTCGATGGGGGCGAGGGCATCGACACGGTGGTCTATTCCGGCAGCGACGCCGGTGTCACCGTCGATCTTGGCAATGGCACGGCCAGCGGCGGCGATGCCACCGGTCCGGTACAGATTGTCGGTCGCGGGACGGCGATCCGCCACGACATCATCGTCGACGTCGAAAACGCTGTCGGCTCCTATCATGACGACCACCTGATTGGCACGGATGGCCGGAACGAACTGTCCGGTGGTGCCGGCAACGACATCCTGACCGGCGGATTGGGCCGCGATGTCCTGAACGGCGGCTCCGGATCGGACACGGCGGACTATTCAACCTCAGAAAATGGCGTCAATCTCAACCTGGCGCGCGGCAAGTCCGAAGGCGACAGATACATCTCCATCGAGAACCTGTCCGGGTCCGGTTTCAACGACCGTATCAAGGGGGACCGCAAGGACAACGTGTTGACCGGTCAGGGCGGCAATGACGTCCTGAAGGGCGGGCGCGGCGATGATGTCCTGTTCGGCGACTTCGGAGACCAAGCCGATGCCATTCCGCGGCCCGGCATGGGCACGGGCTACGCCACGCTCGGCCCGGACGCGACCAACAACTCGATCGCGACCGCCTTCGACATCTCCAACAACTTCTCGCTGACGGAAGATCCGAACATCTTCGACAGCACCACGGTGCTGCACACGACGGTCAACGCCACCGGCAATGGCCTTGGCGGCTATTACAGCATCACCCTGGCAGCAGGCACGATCCTGACCATCGACATAGACGGCATTGCCGATCCGAATGTCCATGACAGCTGGGTGCGCCTGCTTGACGGCAATGGCAATGTGGTCACCGAAAACGATGATGGCGGTGGCGACCCGGGTTCCACGTCGAACCGGGACTCCAGCACGGTCTTTGTCGTCCAGGAAACCGGTACCTACTACATTCTGGAAGGCAGCTGGACACCCGACGCTCCAGGTGGCTGGACCGAAGCCGTGCCGGAAGGGTCGACCTACACACTCAATGTCTCGGTGGAATTCCCGCCGGAGCCGGTTCAGCCGGGCGAAGCAGGCAATGACAAGCTCTATGGTGGCAAGGGCAATGATCTGCTCGACGGCGGACTTGGGGCAGACATCCTGTCCGGTGGCCAGGGCGAGGATTCCTTCCGCTTCACCACGGAGCTCGGCAATGGCAATGTCGACAGGATCAAGGACTTCAATGTCCAGGACGATACGATCCTGCTCGACAGTGCGATCTTCACCGAGCTGGACGAGGGGCTGCTGGACTTTACCGCGTTCCACAAAAGCGCCTCGGGCACGGCACAGGATGCATTCGACCGGATCATCTACGACAGCAATGACGGCACGCTGTCCTATGATGCCGACGGATCCGGAGACATCGCCGCCATTCAGTTCGCGCAGCTGTCGTCGAACCTGAACCTGTCAGCAGATGATTTCTTCATCATCTGA
- the bdcA gene encoding SDR family oxidoreductase, whose amino-acid sequence MSDFKDKSVLVLGGSRGIGAAIVRRFKNEGANVTFTFAGSPEAAEELATETGSTAVFTDSGDRDALIATVRNQGPLDVLVVNAGIAVVGDPLEQDPDEIDRLFRVNMHAPYHAAVEAARQMPEGGRIIVIGSVNGDRMPIAGLASYALSKSALQGLARGLARDLGPRGITVNIVQPGPINTDLNPEDGPMKEMMHSFLAIKRHGRPEEVAGMVAWLSGPEAGFVTGAMHTIDGAFGA is encoded by the coding sequence ATGTCTGACTTCAAAGATAAATCCGTTCTGGTGCTCGGTGGCAGCCGGGGGATCGGCGCGGCGATCGTGCGGCGCTTCAAGAACGAAGGCGCTAACGTCACCTTCACTTTTGCCGGATCTCCTGAAGCCGCCGAAGAGCTGGCCACCGAAACAGGCAGCACGGCTGTCTTCACCGACAGTGGTGACCGCGATGCACTTATCGCCACAGTCCGGAACCAGGGACCTCTGGACGTTTTGGTGGTCAATGCCGGGATTGCCGTGGTCGGAGACCCGCTGGAACAGGATCCCGACGAGATCGACCGGTTGTTCCGGGTCAACATGCATGCACCCTACCATGCCGCGGTCGAGGCGGCGCGCCAGATGCCCGAGGGCGGCCGGATCATCGTGATCGGATCTGTGAATGGCGACCGGATGCCCATCGCCGGTCTGGCGTCTTATGCCTTGAGCAAGTCCGCGCTGCAGGGTCTTGCGCGCGGCCTTGCCCGGGATCTCGGCCCGCGTGGCATTACCGTCAACATCGTTCAGCCGGGACCGATCAACACCGACCTCAACCCGGAAGACGGCCCGATGAAGGAGATGATGCACAGCTTCCTGGCCATCAAACGTCACGGACGCCCTGAGGAAGTCGCCGGAATGGTCGCCTGGCTCTCCGGTCCCGAGGCCGGTTTTGTCACCGGGGCCATGCACACCATCGACGGTGCCTTTGGCGCTTGA
- a CDS encoding TetR/AcrR family transcriptional regulator, with protein sequence MTDINKLRPRGRPRSFDPDRAIETAQQLFHARGYDAVSVSDLTDAFGIKPPSFYSAFGSKAELYIRVLERYAQTGAIPLADLLRSDRPLAEALTAVLEDGARRFAADPERSGCMVLEGLHCLDADARDAARGMQASADSLLNSYIAERRPDEARHLADFVGTTLAGLSSMARNGHSLERLLATARLAGNAIEQELSG encoded by the coding sequence GTGACTGATATAAATAAATTGCGTCCGCGCGGACGGCCACGCAGCTTCGATCCCGATCGGGCGATTGAAACCGCTCAGCAGCTCTTCCATGCACGCGGCTATGACGCGGTCAGCGTTTCCGATCTGACCGACGCGTTTGGCATCAAACCGCCGAGTTTTTATTCCGCCTTCGGCAGCAAGGCGGAGCTCTATATCCGTGTGCTGGAACGCTATGCGCAGACCGGTGCCATTCCGCTTGCAGATCTGCTGCGATCCGACCGCCCACTCGCCGAGGCGCTGACGGCCGTGCTGGAAGACGGAGCCCGGCGCTTTGCGGCCGATCCCGAGAGGAGCGGATGTATGGTGCTGGAGGGACTTCACTGTCTCGACGCGGACGCACGGGACGCCGCTCGCGGGATGCAGGCCAGTGCGGACAGCTTGCTGAACAGCTATATCGCGGAGCGGCGCCCTGACGAAGCAAGGCACCTTGCAGATTTCGTCGGGACCACCCTGGCCGGTCTGTCGTCCATGGCGCGCAACGGCCATAGCCTCGAGCGCCTCCTCGCCACGGCGCGTCTTGCAGGAAACGCGATCGAGCAGGAACTGTCCGGCTAG
- a CDS encoding DUF4399 domain-containing protein gives MKKLALATALTATLAIAALAGPAIADDHLAWPATEGAYVYFINLEDGARVKSPVLVQMGVSGMGVAPAGTEKEGTGHHHVLIDRAPLGEGEDGADEWLYNLPADESHKHFGGGQTEVSLDLPAGTHTLQMVFGDMNHVPFGPQMASDVITITVE, from the coding sequence ATGAAGAAACTCGCCCTTGCCACCGCACTCACCGCAACGCTTGCAATCGCGGCACTCGCCGGACCTGCCATCGCCGACGATCACCTCGCCTGGCCGGCGACAGAAGGCGCCTATGTCTATTTCATAAACCTGGAGGACGGGGCCAGGGTCAAATCACCTGTTCTTGTCCAGATGGGGGTGAGCGGAATGGGTGTTGCACCTGCCGGCACTGAAAAAGAGGGCACCGGCCATCATCATGTCCTGATCGATCGCGCCCCACTCGGAGAGGGCGAGGACGGCGCCGACGAGTGGCTCTACAACCTGCCGGCAGATGAAAGTCACAAACACTTCGGAGGCGGCCAGACCGAAGTCAGCCTTGACCTGCCAGCCGGCACTCATACGCTGCAGATGGTTTTCGGGGACATGAACCACGTGCCCTTCGGGCCACAGATGGCCTCCGACGTGATCACCATCACCGTTGAATAA
- a CDS encoding RNA polymerase sigma factor, whose product MRAGLPELYPRLWRFALSLTGERAGADDLAQATAARALEQAAKFQAGTSLSAWLFTMARRIWLNEKRAERIRGTGTLVPIEQIDLPAQNPDAETNRMAREVLTRVMALPEAQRATVLLVYVEGHTYKEAAAILEIPIGTVMSRLAAARQKLQTAPDQRKAGTK is encoded by the coding sequence GTGAGGGCCGGATTGCCGGAGCTCTACCCGAGACTTTGGCGTTTTGCCCTGTCCTTGACCGGCGAGCGCGCAGGCGCGGATGACCTTGCCCAGGCAACGGCTGCGCGGGCCCTTGAACAGGCTGCGAAATTTCAGGCCGGGACCTCCCTGTCTGCGTGGCTCTTCACCATGGCCCGGCGCATCTGGCTCAACGAAAAACGCGCCGAGCGCATTCGGGGGACCGGAACCCTGGTCCCCATCGAGCAGATTGACCTTCCGGCACAAAATCCGGACGCGGAAACGAATAGAATGGCGCGTGAAGTGTTGACCAGGGTAATGGCATTGCCGGAGGCCCAGCGAGCAACGGTGCTGCTGGTCTATGTGGAAGGTCACACTTACAAGGAAGCCGCGGCGATCCTGGAGATCCCGATCGGCACCGTGATGAGCCGCCTGGCCGCCGCGCGCCAGAAATTGCAGACTGCTCCTGACCAGCGAAAGGCCGGAACGAAATGA
- a CDS encoding anti-sigma factor, translating to MSFRVSDETLTAYLDGELAEDEQRRIEAALESDPALVERLEMLSVPVDAVREAFDTLLDQAPAYEAPKDEKRISGWAPRTAAAGLVAAGLLLGALWSPWQRPLPDTDWKMAVANYQVLYVPATLPGKTPEQEKAVEQLTALSADLGRNLSAAASVDGLNYRRAQMLGLDGNPLVQIAYLSGENDPVAICITRVDASAYGPKAEMLAGLASAHWIEDGYGFLVIGGEDLGAVKGIAEQLQGRI from the coding sequence ATGAGTTTTCGCGTCAGCGACGAGACCCTGACCGCCTATCTCGACGGCGAGCTTGCCGAGGACGAGCAGCGCCGGATCGAGGCTGCGCTGGAGAGCGATCCTGCACTCGTCGAGCGGCTGGAAATGCTGTCCGTGCCTGTGGACGCCGTCAGGGAGGCTTTCGACACGCTGCTGGATCAGGCACCGGCCTACGAGGCACCGAAGGATGAAAAGCGCATCTCGGGCTGGGCCCCGCGCACAGCCGCTGCCGGACTGGTTGCCGCCGGTCTCCTTCTTGGTGCTCTCTGGTCGCCGTGGCAGCGTCCCTTGCCCGACACCGACTGGAAAATGGCGGTGGCCAACTACCAGGTCCTTTACGTTCCGGCCACGCTGCCAGGCAAAACGCCTGAGCAGGAAAAGGCAGTTGAGCAGCTGACAGCCCTTTCGGCTGATCTGGGGCGCAATCTTTCGGCCGCAGCCAGCGTGGACGGATTGAATTACCGCCGGGCCCAGATGCTGGGGCTGGATGGCAATCCTCTGGTTCAGATCGCCTATCTCTCCGGCGAAAACGATCCTGTTGCCATCTGCATCACCCGGGTCGACGCGTCGGCCTATGGTCCGAAGGCCGAAATGCTGGCCGGCCTTGCCTCCGCACACTGGATTGAGGACGGTTATGGGTTCCTGGTGATCGGCGGTGAGGATCTTGGCGCGGTCAAGGGAATTGCCGAACAGCTGCAGGGCCGGATCTGA